The following coding sequences lie in one Oncorhynchus kisutch isolate 150728-3 linkage group LG27, Okis_V2, whole genome shotgun sequence genomic window:
- the smg7 gene encoding nonsense-mediated mRNA decay factor SMG7 isoform X2 — MNLCAQYLRQAEALKADMTDFKLGAAEVWTSRQALQDLYQKMLVTDLEYALDKKVEQDLWNHAFKNQITTLQSQAKNRANPNRSEVQANLSLFLEAASGFYTQLLQELCTVFNVDLPCRVKSSQLGIISNKQTNTSAIVKPQPSSCSYICQHCLVHLGDIARYRNQTSQAESYYRHAAQLVPSNGQPYNQLAILASSKGDHLTTIFYYCRSIAVKFPFPAASTNLQKALAKAVESRDEVKTKWSVSDFIKAFIKFHGHVYLSKSLEKLNNLREKLEEQFQRLILQKAFSSQQLVHITIINMFELHHLRDFGNETDDQSFSSEEQIGWFQLLGLFMSFLGVMCSRALLNKNRGEEIMGECPLPAIKVSLDWLKLRPTVFQDGAVDRRQYVWPWLVSILNSFQPKEEDVSCASLTPLPEEFELQGFLALRPALRTLDFTKGHQGVAVDKEGLPVRARHQRLISLGKWVADNQPGLIQYKVSDGLLLFITDIEELAIEEPQEKDAPVLQESSNSEQTPNEGNMGLKSVLSMGKTQNSVLEIGERPVVTFKENIKPREQSREPSRNHHQKEAGKERRDFGKGNGVPGKGEQKRDGKRKSEVKKNSHEKAADAGKQVKAQSDMRKTPVSEARKTPVTQTQTTCSSQFIPIHHPGAFPPLPSRQGFPPPAYVIPPPVAFSMNPGFTFSTGMSVPGPFLQSASHPQQPGAQQVQVQTGKPSHIPYSQQRPSVPGAMNQGAPQGQPQQQPSQTMQQVQLQVQALVQQQQSPTKPVQPVQLGKSPPHHPGMQQYMQVDQAGQMWGQQHQTQPTMQKMQAMQMPVKQPYYMGSPQDPLKLFEQQQYAMQTVPQQNSMDKKMKYPDVKMQDFYWDPSYRMGDNRPMVGERMGKRLPPGAFHPDQDNTPRGPPFEDKSSPLLPPDLLKSISDFEEEEELAFTKPHGFYQALAGPLSTAPGRNIFLPNQSRMESGSEVMGQSSSLMPLSGFPIQESSYQNNSIFSQAYGKNMAPNPKTEAPMLHQEPSLYSLFEGTPWSPSLPASSDHSTPASQSPHSSNPSSLPSSPPTHNHGSIPFSNFGPIGTPDNRDRRMVDRWKVEKTPVSGFGLDYLPSASSSSDHRTPENSWHQGNTPSSSWAAQELPMEDSSTVLLDSLKSIWSSSMMQPGPSALEQLLMQQKQQRGRGTMNPPH, encoded by the exons ATGAACCTCTGCGCCCAATATTTACG GCAGGCAGAGGCCCTGAAGGCTGACATGACAG ATTTTAAGCTTGGTGCAGCAGAGGTCTGGACTTCAAGGCAAGCGCTTCAGGACTTGTACCAGAAGATGCTGGTGACTGATCTGGAGTATGCTTTGGACAAGAAAGTGGAGCAAGATCT CTGGAACCATGCTTTTAAAAATCAAATAACAACACTACAGAGTCAAGCCAAGAACCGAGCCAACCCCAATAGAAGTGAGGTGCAGGCCAATCTGTCCCTATTTCTCGAAGCAGCTAGTGGATTCTACACACAA TTACTACAGGAGCTGTGTACCGTGTTCAACGTGGACTTGCCTTGCCGTGTGAAGTCATCTCAGCTTGGAATTATCAGCAATAAACAGACCAACACCAGCGCCATTGTAAAACCCCAACCCAGCTCTTGCTCTTATATCTGCCAGCATTGTCTCGTCCACCTCGGAGACATCG CACGATATCGCAACCAAACCAGCCAAGCGGAGTCCTATTACAGACACGCAGCTCAACTTGTCCCTTCAAATG GTCAGCCTTACAATCAGCTGGCCATCCTGGCCTCCTCTAAAGGGGACCACCTCACAACGATATTCTACTACTGCAGGAGCATTGCCGTCAAGTTCCCTTTCCCTGCAGCCTCCACCAACCTGCAGAAAGCTCTCGCTAAAGCTGTTGAAAG CCGCGATGAGGTCAAAACAAAGTGGAGTGTGTCAGATTTCATCAAGGCCTTCATCAAGTTCCATGGTCACGTTTACCTGAGCAAGAGCCTGGAGAAGCTTAACAACCTGAGAGAAAAGCTGGAAGAACAGTTTCAG CGGCTGATTCTGCAGAAAGCCTTCAGCTCCCAGCAGCTGGTCCACATCACAATTATCAACATGTTTGAGCTGCACCATCTGAGGGACTTCGGCAATGAAACAGATGACCAGAGCTTCAGCTCCGAGGAGCAAATCGGCTGGTTCCAACTTCTCGGTCTCTTCA TGTCATTTCTTGGTGTCATGTGTAGCCGAGCACTGCTGAACAAGAACCGAGGAGAGGAGATCATGGGAGAATGTCCATTGCCAGCCATCAAGGTGTCCCTGGACTGGCTCAAACTACGACCTACCGTTTTTCAGGATGGTGCCGTGGACAGACGACAGTA TGTTTGGCCTTGGCTGGTGTCCATTCTGAACAGTTTCCAACCAAAGGAAGAGGATGTTTCCTGTGCATCAT TGACTCCACTTCCAGAGGAGTTTGAACTGCAGGGGTTTTTGGCTCTCAGGCCAGCGCTAcg GACCCTTGACTTCACTAAAGGCCACCAGGGTGTTGCTGTGGACAAGGAGGGTCTGCCAGTCCGTGCCCGTCATCAGAGGCTCATCAGCCTGGGGAAATGGGTGGCAGACAACCAGCCAGG GCTGATTCAGTACAAAGTCAGCGACGGCCTGCTGCTGTTCATCACCGACATTGAGGAATTGGCCATCGAGGAGCCCCAGGAGAAGGATGCCCCTGTGCTCCAGGAGTCCTCCAACAGTGAGCAGACCCCCAACGAGGGCAACATGGGCCTGAAGTCAGTCCTGTCCATGGGCAAGACCCAGAACAGTGTGTTGGAGATCGGCGAGAGGCCCGTGGTGACCTTCAAGGAGAACATCAAGCCCCGGGAGCAGAGCAGGGAGCCCAGCCGCAATCACCACCAGAAGGAGGCAGGGAAGGAACGGAGGGACTTCGGCAAAGGCAACGGGGTGCCGGGAAAAGGAGAGCAGAAGAGGGATGGCAAGAGGAAGAGTGAGGTGAAGAAGAACAGCCATGAGAAAGCTGCAGACGCAGGGAAACAG GTGAAAGCCCAGTCGGATATGAGGAAGACGCCAGTGTCTGAGGCCAGGAAGACTCCAGTCACTCAGACCCAGACTACCTGCTCCTCCCAGTtcatccccatccaccacccgGGAGCCTTCCCTCCACTGCCCAGCCGACAAG GTTTCCCCCCTCCGGCCTATGTGATCCCTCCTCCTGTGGCGTTCTCCATGAATCCGGGCTTTACCTTCTCTACGGGCATGTCTGTCCCCGGGCCGTTCCTGCAGTCGGCCTCCCACCCTCAGCAGCCCGGTGCCCAGCAG GTGCAGGTTCAGACTGGGAAGCCGTCGCACATTCCATACAGCCAGCAGAGGCCGTCAGTGCCAGGGGCGATGAACCAAGGGGCCCCCCAGGGCCAGCCCCAGCAACAGCCTTCTCAGACCATGCAGCAGGTGCAGCTCCAGGTCCAGGCTCTTGTCCAACAGCAGCAGTCACCCACCAAGCCCGTGCAGCCAGTACAGCTGGGCAAAAGCCCACCTCACCATCCAGGGATGCAGCAG TACATGCAGGTAGATCAGGCTGGACAGATGTGGGGCCAGCAGCACCAGACCCAGCCCACCATGCAGAAGATGCAGGCCATGCAGATGCCTGTCAAGCAGCCCTACTACATGGGAAGCCCCCAGGACCCCCTCAAGCTCTTTGAGCAACAGCAGTACGCCATGCAGACGGTGCCCCAGCAGAACAGCATGGACAAGAAGATGAAGTACCCGGATGTGAAAATGCAGGATTTTTACTGGGACCCTTCCTACCGCATGGGGGATAACAGACCGATGGTGGGGGAGAGGATGGGCAAGCGGCTGCCCCCCGGGGCCTTCCACCCAGACCAGGACAACACACCCAGAGGGCCTCCTTTTGAG GACAAGAGCTCCCCTCTTCTGCCTCCAGACCTGTTAAAAAGTATATCAGAttttgaggaggaggaagagctgGCCTTTACTAAGCCTCATGGTTTCTACCAGGCCTTGGCTGGCCCTCTTAGTACTGCTCCAGGACGAAATATATTT TTGCCAAATCAGTCAAGAATGGAAAGTGGCTCTGAGGTGATGGGCCAGTCATCTTCTCTCATGCCCTTATCTGGGTTCCCAATTCAG GAGAGTTCCTATCAAAACAACAGCATTTTCAGCCAGGCCTATGGGAAGAACATGGCTCCCAACCCCAAGACCGAAGCTCCCATGCTTCACCAGGAACCTTCTCTCTACTCCCTGTTTGAAGGAACTCCATGGTCCCCGTCCCTTCCTGCCAGCTCAG ACCACTCTACACCAGCAAGCCAGTCCCCCCATTCTTCCAACCCAAGCAGTTTACCTTCTTCTCCACCCACGCACAACCATGGCTCCATCCCCTTCTCTAACTTCGGCCCCATAGGAACACCCGACAACCGAGACAGGAGGATGGTCGACCGCTGGAAGGTGGAAAAGACGC CTGTGAGTGGGTTTGGTCTGGACTACCTTCCCTCTGCGTCGTCGTCTTCAGACCACCGAACCCCTGAGAACAGCTGGCACCAGGGGAACACCCCCAGCAGCTCCTGGGCCGCCCAGGAGTTGCCAATGGAAGACTCCTCCACTGTGCTCCTGGAcagtctgaag
- the smg7 gene encoding nonsense-mediated mRNA decay factor SMG7 isoform X1, with product MNLCAQYLRQAEALKADMTDFKLGAAEVWTSRQALQDLYQKMLVTDLEYALDKKVEQDLWNHAFKNQITTLQSQAKNRANPNRSEVQANLSLFLEAASGFYTQLLQELCTVFNVDLPCRVKSSQLGIISNKQTNTSAIVKPQPSSCSYICQHCLVHLGDIARYRNQTSQAESYYRHAAQLVPSNGQPYNQLAILASSKGDHLTTIFYYCRSIAVKFPFPAASTNLQKALAKAVESRDEVKTKWSVSDFIKAFIKFHGHVYLSKSLEKLNNLREKLEEQFQRLILQKAFSSQQLVHITIINMFELHHLRDFGNETDDQSFSSEEQIGWFQLLGLFMSFLGVMCSRALLNKNRGEEIMGECPLPAIKVSLDWLKLRPTVFQDGAVDRRQYVWPWLVSILNSFQPKEEDVSCASLTPLPEEFELQGFLALRPALRTLDFTKGHQGVAVDKEGLPVRARHQRLISLGKWVADNQPGLIQYKVSDGLLLFITDIEELAIEEPQEKDAPVLQESSNSEQTPNEGNMGLKSVLSMGKTQNSVLEIGERPVVTFKENIKPREQSREPSRNHHQKEAGKERRDFGKGNGVPGKGEQKRDGKRKSEVKKNSHEKAADAGKQVKAQSDMRKTPVSEARKTPVTQTQTTCSSQFIPIHHPGAFPPLPSRQGFPPPAYVIPPPVAFSMNPGFTFSTGMSVPGPFLQSASHPQQPGAQQQVQVQTGKPSHIPYSQQRPSVPGAMNQGAPQGQPQQQPSQTMQQVQLQVQALVQQQQSPTKPVQPVQLGKSPPHHPGMQQYMQVDQAGQMWGQQHQTQPTMQKMQAMQMPVKQPYYMGSPQDPLKLFEQQQYAMQTVPQQNSMDKKMKYPDVKMQDFYWDPSYRMGDNRPMVGERMGKRLPPGAFHPDQDNTPRGPPFEDKSSPLLPPDLLKSISDFEEEEELAFTKPHGFYQALAGPLSTAPGRNIFLPNQSRMESGSEVMGQSSSLMPLSGFPIQESSYQNNSIFSQAYGKNMAPNPKTEAPMLHQEPSLYSLFEGTPWSPSLPASSDHSTPASQSPHSSNPSSLPSSPPTHNHGSIPFSNFGPIGTPDNRDRRMVDRWKVEKTPVSGFGLDYLPSASSSSDHRTPENSWHQGNTPSSSWAAQELPMEDSSTVLLDSLKSIWSSSMMQPGPSALEQLLMQQKQQRGRGTMNPPH from the exons ATGAACCTCTGCGCCCAATATTTACG GCAGGCAGAGGCCCTGAAGGCTGACATGACAG ATTTTAAGCTTGGTGCAGCAGAGGTCTGGACTTCAAGGCAAGCGCTTCAGGACTTGTACCAGAAGATGCTGGTGACTGATCTGGAGTATGCTTTGGACAAGAAAGTGGAGCAAGATCT CTGGAACCATGCTTTTAAAAATCAAATAACAACACTACAGAGTCAAGCCAAGAACCGAGCCAACCCCAATAGAAGTGAGGTGCAGGCCAATCTGTCCCTATTTCTCGAAGCAGCTAGTGGATTCTACACACAA TTACTACAGGAGCTGTGTACCGTGTTCAACGTGGACTTGCCTTGCCGTGTGAAGTCATCTCAGCTTGGAATTATCAGCAATAAACAGACCAACACCAGCGCCATTGTAAAACCCCAACCCAGCTCTTGCTCTTATATCTGCCAGCATTGTCTCGTCCACCTCGGAGACATCG CACGATATCGCAACCAAACCAGCCAAGCGGAGTCCTATTACAGACACGCAGCTCAACTTGTCCCTTCAAATG GTCAGCCTTACAATCAGCTGGCCATCCTGGCCTCCTCTAAAGGGGACCACCTCACAACGATATTCTACTACTGCAGGAGCATTGCCGTCAAGTTCCCTTTCCCTGCAGCCTCCACCAACCTGCAGAAAGCTCTCGCTAAAGCTGTTGAAAG CCGCGATGAGGTCAAAACAAAGTGGAGTGTGTCAGATTTCATCAAGGCCTTCATCAAGTTCCATGGTCACGTTTACCTGAGCAAGAGCCTGGAGAAGCTTAACAACCTGAGAGAAAAGCTGGAAGAACAGTTTCAG CGGCTGATTCTGCAGAAAGCCTTCAGCTCCCAGCAGCTGGTCCACATCACAATTATCAACATGTTTGAGCTGCACCATCTGAGGGACTTCGGCAATGAAACAGATGACCAGAGCTTCAGCTCCGAGGAGCAAATCGGCTGGTTCCAACTTCTCGGTCTCTTCA TGTCATTTCTTGGTGTCATGTGTAGCCGAGCACTGCTGAACAAGAACCGAGGAGAGGAGATCATGGGAGAATGTCCATTGCCAGCCATCAAGGTGTCCCTGGACTGGCTCAAACTACGACCTACCGTTTTTCAGGATGGTGCCGTGGACAGACGACAGTA TGTTTGGCCTTGGCTGGTGTCCATTCTGAACAGTTTCCAACCAAAGGAAGAGGATGTTTCCTGTGCATCAT TGACTCCACTTCCAGAGGAGTTTGAACTGCAGGGGTTTTTGGCTCTCAGGCCAGCGCTAcg GACCCTTGACTTCACTAAAGGCCACCAGGGTGTTGCTGTGGACAAGGAGGGTCTGCCAGTCCGTGCCCGTCATCAGAGGCTCATCAGCCTGGGGAAATGGGTGGCAGACAACCAGCCAGG GCTGATTCAGTACAAAGTCAGCGACGGCCTGCTGCTGTTCATCACCGACATTGAGGAATTGGCCATCGAGGAGCCCCAGGAGAAGGATGCCCCTGTGCTCCAGGAGTCCTCCAACAGTGAGCAGACCCCCAACGAGGGCAACATGGGCCTGAAGTCAGTCCTGTCCATGGGCAAGACCCAGAACAGTGTGTTGGAGATCGGCGAGAGGCCCGTGGTGACCTTCAAGGAGAACATCAAGCCCCGGGAGCAGAGCAGGGAGCCCAGCCGCAATCACCACCAGAAGGAGGCAGGGAAGGAACGGAGGGACTTCGGCAAAGGCAACGGGGTGCCGGGAAAAGGAGAGCAGAAGAGGGATGGCAAGAGGAAGAGTGAGGTGAAGAAGAACAGCCATGAGAAAGCTGCAGACGCAGGGAAACAG GTGAAAGCCCAGTCGGATATGAGGAAGACGCCAGTGTCTGAGGCCAGGAAGACTCCAGTCACTCAGACCCAGACTACCTGCTCCTCCCAGTtcatccccatccaccacccgGGAGCCTTCCCTCCACTGCCCAGCCGACAAG GTTTCCCCCCTCCGGCCTATGTGATCCCTCCTCCTGTGGCGTTCTCCATGAATCCGGGCTTTACCTTCTCTACGGGCATGTCTGTCCCCGGGCCGTTCCTGCAGTCGGCCTCCCACCCTCAGCAGCCCGGTGCCCAGCAG CAGGTGCAGGTTCAGACTGGGAAGCCGTCGCACATTCCATACAGCCAGCAGAGGCCGTCAGTGCCAGGGGCGATGAACCAAGGGGCCCCCCAGGGCCAGCCCCAGCAACAGCCTTCTCAGACCATGCAGCAGGTGCAGCTCCAGGTCCAGGCTCTTGTCCAACAGCAGCAGTCACCCACCAAGCCCGTGCAGCCAGTACAGCTGGGCAAAAGCCCACCTCACCATCCAGGGATGCAGCAG TACATGCAGGTAGATCAGGCTGGACAGATGTGGGGCCAGCAGCACCAGACCCAGCCCACCATGCAGAAGATGCAGGCCATGCAGATGCCTGTCAAGCAGCCCTACTACATGGGAAGCCCCCAGGACCCCCTCAAGCTCTTTGAGCAACAGCAGTACGCCATGCAGACGGTGCCCCAGCAGAACAGCATGGACAAGAAGATGAAGTACCCGGATGTGAAAATGCAGGATTTTTACTGGGACCCTTCCTACCGCATGGGGGATAACAGACCGATGGTGGGGGAGAGGATGGGCAAGCGGCTGCCCCCCGGGGCCTTCCACCCAGACCAGGACAACACACCCAGAGGGCCTCCTTTTGAG GACAAGAGCTCCCCTCTTCTGCCTCCAGACCTGTTAAAAAGTATATCAGAttttgaggaggaggaagagctgGCCTTTACTAAGCCTCATGGTTTCTACCAGGCCTTGGCTGGCCCTCTTAGTACTGCTCCAGGACGAAATATATTT TTGCCAAATCAGTCAAGAATGGAAAGTGGCTCTGAGGTGATGGGCCAGTCATCTTCTCTCATGCCCTTATCTGGGTTCCCAATTCAG GAGAGTTCCTATCAAAACAACAGCATTTTCAGCCAGGCCTATGGGAAGAACATGGCTCCCAACCCCAAGACCGAAGCTCCCATGCTTCACCAGGAACCTTCTCTCTACTCCCTGTTTGAAGGAACTCCATGGTCCCCGTCCCTTCCTGCCAGCTCAG ACCACTCTACACCAGCAAGCCAGTCCCCCCATTCTTCCAACCCAAGCAGTTTACCTTCTTCTCCACCCACGCACAACCATGGCTCCATCCCCTTCTCTAACTTCGGCCCCATAGGAACACCCGACAACCGAGACAGGAGGATGGTCGACCGCTGGAAGGTGGAAAAGACGC CTGTGAGTGGGTTTGGTCTGGACTACCTTCCCTCTGCGTCGTCGTCTTCAGACCACCGAACCCCTGAGAACAGCTGGCACCAGGGGAACACCCCCAGCAGCTCCTGGGCCGCCCAGGAGTTGCCAATGGAAGACTCCTCCACTGTGCTCCTGGAcagtctgaag
- the smg7 gene encoding nonsense-mediated mRNA decay factor SMG7 isoform X3, with product MNLCAQYLRQAEALKADMTDFKLGAAEVWTSRQALQDLYQKMLVTDLEYALDKKVEQDLWNHAFKNQITTLQSQAKNRANPNRSEVQANLSLFLEAASGFYTQLLQELCTVFNVDLPCRVKSSQLGIISNKQTNTSAIVKPQPSSCSYICQHCLVHLGDIARYRNQTSQAESYYRHAAQLVPSNGQPYNQLAILASSKGDHLTTIFYYCRSIAVKFPFPAASTNLQKALAKAVESRDEVKTKWSVSDFIKAFIKFHGHVYLSKSLEKLNNLREKLEEQFQRLILQKAFSSQQLVHITIINMFELHHLRDFGNETDDQSFSSEEQIGWFQLLGLFMSFLGVMCSRALLNKNRGEEIMGECPLPAIKVSLDWLKLRPTVFQDGAVDRRQYVWPWLVSILNSFQPKEEDVSCASLTPLPEEFELQGFLALRPALRTLDFTKGHQGVAVDKEGLPVRARHQRLISLGKWVADNQPGLIQYKVSDGLLLFITDIEELAIEEPQEKDAPVLQESSNSEQTPNEGNMGLKSVLSMGKTQNSVLEIGERPVVTFKENIKPREQSREPSRNHHQKEAGKERRDFGKGNGVPGKGEQKRDGKRKSEVKKNSHEKAADAGKQVKAQSDMRKTPVSEARKTPVTQTQTTCSSQFIPIHHPGAFPPLPSRQGFPPPAYVIPPPVAFSMNPGFTFSTGMSVPGPFLQSASHPQQPGAQQQVQVQTGKPSHIPYSQQRPSVPGAMNQGAPQGQPQQQPSQTMQQVQLQVQALVQQQQSPTKPVQPVQLGKSPPHHPGMQQYMQVDQAGQMWGQQHQTQPTMQKMQAMQMPVKQPYYMGSPQDPLKLFEQQQYAMQTVPQQNSMDKKMKYPDVKMQDFYWDPSYRMGDNRPMVGERMGKRLPPGAFHPDQDNTPRGPPFELPNQSRMESGSEVMGQSSSLMPLSGFPIQESSYQNNSIFSQAYGKNMAPNPKTEAPMLHQEPSLYSLFEGTPWSPSLPASSDHSTPASQSPHSSNPSSLPSSPPTHNHGSIPFSNFGPIGTPDNRDRRMVDRWKVEKTPVSGFGLDYLPSASSSSDHRTPENSWHQGNTPSSSWAAQELPMEDSSTVLLDSLKSIWSSSMMQPGPSALEQLLMQQKQQRGRGTMNPPH from the exons ATGAACCTCTGCGCCCAATATTTACG GCAGGCAGAGGCCCTGAAGGCTGACATGACAG ATTTTAAGCTTGGTGCAGCAGAGGTCTGGACTTCAAGGCAAGCGCTTCAGGACTTGTACCAGAAGATGCTGGTGACTGATCTGGAGTATGCTTTGGACAAGAAAGTGGAGCAAGATCT CTGGAACCATGCTTTTAAAAATCAAATAACAACACTACAGAGTCAAGCCAAGAACCGAGCCAACCCCAATAGAAGTGAGGTGCAGGCCAATCTGTCCCTATTTCTCGAAGCAGCTAGTGGATTCTACACACAA TTACTACAGGAGCTGTGTACCGTGTTCAACGTGGACTTGCCTTGCCGTGTGAAGTCATCTCAGCTTGGAATTATCAGCAATAAACAGACCAACACCAGCGCCATTGTAAAACCCCAACCCAGCTCTTGCTCTTATATCTGCCAGCATTGTCTCGTCCACCTCGGAGACATCG CACGATATCGCAACCAAACCAGCCAAGCGGAGTCCTATTACAGACACGCAGCTCAACTTGTCCCTTCAAATG GTCAGCCTTACAATCAGCTGGCCATCCTGGCCTCCTCTAAAGGGGACCACCTCACAACGATATTCTACTACTGCAGGAGCATTGCCGTCAAGTTCCCTTTCCCTGCAGCCTCCACCAACCTGCAGAAAGCTCTCGCTAAAGCTGTTGAAAG CCGCGATGAGGTCAAAACAAAGTGGAGTGTGTCAGATTTCATCAAGGCCTTCATCAAGTTCCATGGTCACGTTTACCTGAGCAAGAGCCTGGAGAAGCTTAACAACCTGAGAGAAAAGCTGGAAGAACAGTTTCAG CGGCTGATTCTGCAGAAAGCCTTCAGCTCCCAGCAGCTGGTCCACATCACAATTATCAACATGTTTGAGCTGCACCATCTGAGGGACTTCGGCAATGAAACAGATGACCAGAGCTTCAGCTCCGAGGAGCAAATCGGCTGGTTCCAACTTCTCGGTCTCTTCA TGTCATTTCTTGGTGTCATGTGTAGCCGAGCACTGCTGAACAAGAACCGAGGAGAGGAGATCATGGGAGAATGTCCATTGCCAGCCATCAAGGTGTCCCTGGACTGGCTCAAACTACGACCTACCGTTTTTCAGGATGGTGCCGTGGACAGACGACAGTA TGTTTGGCCTTGGCTGGTGTCCATTCTGAACAGTTTCCAACCAAAGGAAGAGGATGTTTCCTGTGCATCAT TGACTCCACTTCCAGAGGAGTTTGAACTGCAGGGGTTTTTGGCTCTCAGGCCAGCGCTAcg GACCCTTGACTTCACTAAAGGCCACCAGGGTGTTGCTGTGGACAAGGAGGGTCTGCCAGTCCGTGCCCGTCATCAGAGGCTCATCAGCCTGGGGAAATGGGTGGCAGACAACCAGCCAGG GCTGATTCAGTACAAAGTCAGCGACGGCCTGCTGCTGTTCATCACCGACATTGAGGAATTGGCCATCGAGGAGCCCCAGGAGAAGGATGCCCCTGTGCTCCAGGAGTCCTCCAACAGTGAGCAGACCCCCAACGAGGGCAACATGGGCCTGAAGTCAGTCCTGTCCATGGGCAAGACCCAGAACAGTGTGTTGGAGATCGGCGAGAGGCCCGTGGTGACCTTCAAGGAGAACATCAAGCCCCGGGAGCAGAGCAGGGAGCCCAGCCGCAATCACCACCAGAAGGAGGCAGGGAAGGAACGGAGGGACTTCGGCAAAGGCAACGGGGTGCCGGGAAAAGGAGAGCAGAAGAGGGATGGCAAGAGGAAGAGTGAGGTGAAGAAGAACAGCCATGAGAAAGCTGCAGACGCAGGGAAACAG GTGAAAGCCCAGTCGGATATGAGGAAGACGCCAGTGTCTGAGGCCAGGAAGACTCCAGTCACTCAGACCCAGACTACCTGCTCCTCCCAGTtcatccccatccaccacccgGGAGCCTTCCCTCCACTGCCCAGCCGACAAG GTTTCCCCCCTCCGGCCTATGTGATCCCTCCTCCTGTGGCGTTCTCCATGAATCCGGGCTTTACCTTCTCTACGGGCATGTCTGTCCCCGGGCCGTTCCTGCAGTCGGCCTCCCACCCTCAGCAGCCCGGTGCCCAGCAG CAGGTGCAGGTTCAGACTGGGAAGCCGTCGCACATTCCATACAGCCAGCAGAGGCCGTCAGTGCCAGGGGCGATGAACCAAGGGGCCCCCCAGGGCCAGCCCCAGCAACAGCCTTCTCAGACCATGCAGCAGGTGCAGCTCCAGGTCCAGGCTCTTGTCCAACAGCAGCAGTCACCCACCAAGCCCGTGCAGCCAGTACAGCTGGGCAAAAGCCCACCTCACCATCCAGGGATGCAGCAG TACATGCAGGTAGATCAGGCTGGACAGATGTGGGGCCAGCAGCACCAGACCCAGCCCACCATGCAGAAGATGCAGGCCATGCAGATGCCTGTCAAGCAGCCCTACTACATGGGAAGCCCCCAGGACCCCCTCAAGCTCTTTGAGCAACAGCAGTACGCCATGCAGACGGTGCCCCAGCAGAACAGCATGGACAAGAAGATGAAGTACCCGGATGTGAAAATGCAGGATTTTTACTGGGACCCTTCCTACCGCATGGGGGATAACAGACCGATGGTGGGGGAGAGGATGGGCAAGCGGCTGCCCCCCGGGGCCTTCCACCCAGACCAGGACAACACACCCAGAGGGCCTCCTTTTGAG TTGCCAAATCAGTCAAGAATGGAAAGTGGCTCTGAGGTGATGGGCCAGTCATCTTCTCTCATGCCCTTATCTGGGTTCCCAATTCAG GAGAGTTCCTATCAAAACAACAGCATTTTCAGCCAGGCCTATGGGAAGAACATGGCTCCCAACCCCAAGACCGAAGCTCCCATGCTTCACCAGGAACCTTCTCTCTACTCCCTGTTTGAAGGAACTCCATGGTCCCCGTCCCTTCCTGCCAGCTCAG ACCACTCTACACCAGCAAGCCAGTCCCCCCATTCTTCCAACCCAAGCAGTTTACCTTCTTCTCCACCCACGCACAACCATGGCTCCATCCCCTTCTCTAACTTCGGCCCCATAGGAACACCCGACAACCGAGACAGGAGGATGGTCGACCGCTGGAAGGTGGAAAAGACGC CTGTGAGTGGGTTTGGTCTGGACTACCTTCCCTCTGCGTCGTCGTCTTCAGACCACCGAACCCCTGAGAACAGCTGGCACCAGGGGAACACCCCCAGCAGCTCCTGGGCCGCCCAGGAGTTGCCAATGGAAGACTCCTCCACTGTGCTCCTGGAcagtctgaag